The sequence TGAAGCCACCGGCTTTGGTGGCCACGCGGTCCACCTTCACCAGCTTGCTGACATAGATGCCCGGGGTGACGATGGCCTCGGGATCCATCTCGCGCAACTCGACCAGCTCATGCACCGTGGCCACGGTGTACTTGGCGGCCATGGCGCACACAGGGCCGAAGTTGCGGGCCGACATGCGATAGGTCAAATTGCCCCAGCGGTCGCCGCGCTCGGCCTTGACCAGTGCCACATCACCGTAGATGGGGTACTCCAGCACATAGTGCTTGCCGTTGATTTCGCGGGTTTCCTTGCCGGCGGCCAGCTCGGTGCCATAGGCCGTGGGGCAGAAGAAGGCGCCAATGCCGGCGCCGGCAGCGCGCATGCGCTCGGCCAGATTGCCCTGGGGCACGAGTTCGAGTTCGATCTTTCCGCTGCGATAGAGATCGTCGAACACCCAGCTGTCCACCTGGCGGGGGAAGCTGCAGATGATCTTGCGCACCTGGCCGCTTTTCAGCAGCGCGGCGAGGCCGGCCTCGCCGTTGCCGGCGTTGTTGTTGACCACGGTGAGCTCGCGCGCGCCGGTGGCGATCAGGCCGTCGATCAGCTCAATGGGGTTGCCGGAAGTACCGAAGCCGCCGATGAGGACGGTGGCGCCGTCTTGCACGCCGGCCAGGGCTTCAGCGACGGTGTCGGTGATTTTGTTGATCATGTGTGGGCTCCTGCAGACATGGGCGCTTGCGCGGAAGGCGAAAGCGGTAGAATGTTCGCATATAGAACAAATGTTCGCTAAAAGAATTATAGGAAGTCGAGCAGCCGTTTGGCGGCTGTAGAAACCACATCAGGGAAAACCCCATGAACACCGAAAACACAGCGCCCAAGCCCAGTGACAGCTATGTGCAATCCTTTGCCCGCGGGCTGGAAGTGATCCGCTCCTTCAGTGCCCAGGCGCCGGAACAGACCCTCAGCGAGGTGGCCGCGCGCACCGGCATGACGCGCGCCGGCGCCCGCCGCATCCTGCTGACGCTGCAGTCACTGGGCTATGTGGACAGCGACGGCAAATACTTTCACCTCACGCCGCGCATCCTGGACCTGGGCTTTGCCTATCTCAGTTCCATGCCGCTGTGGAGCCTGGCCGGCCCGTCCATGGAACAGTTGGTGGACACGGTGCAGGAGTCTTGCTCTGCCGCCGTGCTGGAAGGTTTGGACGTGGTCTATGTGCTGCGCGTGCACACCCACAAAATCATGAGCACCAACCTGGGTGTGGGTTCGCGCCTGCCGGCGTTCTGGACCTCGCTGGGCCGGGTGCTGCTGGCGGCACAGCCGGATGAACAGGTACAGGCATTGCTGGAGCGCCGCCCGCGAACCCAGTACACCCAGCTGACCCAGACCAGCGACGAGGCGCTGTGGGCCGCGATTCGCCAGACGCGGGCCCAGGGCTGGTGTTTGCTGAACCAGGAGCTGGAAGAAGGTTTGATCTCCATTGCCGCGCCGGTGCGCAACCGCATGGGGCAGACGGTGGCGGCGCTCAACATCAGCGGCCAGGCCAACCGTACCAGCGCCGAGATGATGCAGAGCCAGTTGCTGCCAAAGTTGTTACAAACCTGCGAGCGCATTTCCCAGTTGCTACAGGCAGCCGGGCGTTGAGAAATTCGAAGAATCCCCTGGTAACAAATGCAGCAATCAGCTGCTAGCTGATGTGTGGCGGTGCGCATAATATGTTGCAAAACATTGCTTTGCGCTCTCTGCGCCGCTGGCTGGTTTGGCTGGCGGGAACGCTCCGGGCAAATGACTTGCTTCTGACTTCCTTCCCCCCCATCCACTACTTTTTGCACCCATGGCCCGCCTGCCCCGACTGACTCTGCCTGGTATGGCGCATTACGTCATCCAGCGTGGCAACAACCAGCAGCCCATCTTTCGGGATGCGCAGGATTACGCCGTGCTGAAGGATTTGCTGCGCGAGATGGCGCGGCGCTTTCAGGTGGAGGTGCATGCCTATGTGTTGCTGAGCACGCAATTCCATGTGCTGGCCACGCCAGAGACGGAAGAAGGGCTGCCGCAGTTCATGCAGTCCGTGGGGCGCAGCTATGTGCGCTACTTCAACAACCGCCATGGCCGCAGCGGCACGCTGTGGGAGGGACGCTACCGCTCCACCGTGCTGGAAGCTCCGGGTTATCTGCTGCCCAGCATGGTGTTGCTGGAGTTGCAGCCGGTGGTGGAAGGCTTGGCGGTGCTGCCGCAAGACTATGCCTGGTCCAGCTGCGCACACAACGCCGGGCTGAAGCAAGACAGTCTGGTGCGCTCCCACACCCAGTATTGGGCGCTGGCCAACACCCCTTTTGCCCGCGAAGCCGCCTACCAGCGCGTGCTGGAGCAGGGCGTGGGGTCCATGGTGGCCGAGGAAATCCTGG comes from Comamonas sp. GB3 AK4-5 and encodes:
- a CDS encoding 3-oxoacid CoA-transferase subunit A translates to MINKITDTVAEALAGVQDGATVLIGGFGTSGNPIELIDGLIATGARELTVVNNNAGNGEAGLAALLKSGQVRKIICSFPRQVDSWVFDDLYRSGKIELELVPQGNLAERMRAAGAGIGAFFCPTAYGTELAAGKETREINGKHYVLEYPIYGDVALVKAERGDRWGNLTYRMSARNFGPVCAMAAKYTVATVHELVELREMDPEAIVTPGIYVSKLVKVDRVATKAGGFKQ
- a CDS encoding IclR family transcriptional regulator C-terminal domain-containing protein; the protein is MNTENTAPKPSDSYVQSFARGLEVIRSFSAQAPEQTLSEVAARTGMTRAGARRILLTLQSLGYVDSDGKYFHLTPRILDLGFAYLSSMPLWSLAGPSMEQLVDTVQESCSAAVLEGLDVVYVLRVHTHKIMSTNLGVGSRLPAFWTSLGRVLLAAQPDEQVQALLERRPRTQYTQLTQTSDEALWAAIRQTRAQGWCLLNQELEEGLISIAAPVRNRMGQTVAALNISGQANRTSAEMMQSQLLPKLLQTCERISQLLQAAGR
- a CDS encoding transposase produces the protein MARLPRLTLPGMAHYVIQRGNNQQPIFRDAQDYAVLKDLLREMARRFQVEVHAYVLLSTQFHVLATPETEEGLPQFMQSVGRSYVRYFNNRHGRSGTLWEGRYRSTVLEAPGYLLPSMVLLELQPVVEGLAVLPQDYAWSSCAHNAGLKQDSLVRSHTQYWALANTPFAREAAYQRVLEQGVGSMVAEEILEAASKGWALGSPDFVARLQQDTARRLTRRRPGRPVRASKNAGQPLSASAR